One Paraburkholderia agricolaris DNA segment encodes these proteins:
- the kdgD gene encoding 5-dehydro-4-deoxyglucarate dehydratase produces MTTPQELKQIVSEGLLSFPVTDFDEQGDFRADTYAERLEWLAPYGASALFVAGGTGEFFSLTHNDYSNVVRTATEVCKGKVPILAGAGGPTRVAIAYAQEAERHGANGILLMPHYLTEACQEGIAAHAEEVCKSVPNMGVIIYNRANSKLNADMLEGLAERCPNLIGFKDGVGEIENMVSIRRRLGDRFSYLGGLPTAEVYAAAYKALGVPVYSSAVFNFIPKTAMDFYRAIAADDHASVGKLIDEFFLPYLKIRNRRQGYAVSIVKAGAKLVGHSAGPVRAPLTDLTEEEMAQLDVLIKKLGAQ; encoded by the coding sequence ATGACGACACCGCAGGAACTGAAGCAGATCGTTTCCGAAGGCCTTCTGTCCTTCCCCGTTACCGACTTCGACGAACAAGGCGATTTTCGCGCCGATACCTATGCCGAGCGCCTCGAATGGCTCGCGCCGTACGGCGCTTCGGCACTGTTCGTTGCCGGCGGCACGGGTGAATTCTTCTCGCTCACGCATAACGACTACTCGAATGTCGTGCGCACTGCCACTGAAGTCTGCAAGGGCAAGGTGCCGATTCTCGCCGGCGCCGGCGGCCCGACCCGTGTGGCGATCGCCTACGCCCAGGAAGCGGAACGCCACGGTGCAAACGGCATTCTGCTGATGCCGCACTACCTGACCGAAGCTTGTCAGGAAGGCATCGCGGCGCACGCGGAAGAAGTCTGCAAGTCGGTGCCGAACATGGGCGTGATCATCTACAACCGCGCCAACTCCAAGCTTAACGCCGACATGCTCGAAGGGTTGGCCGAGCGCTGCCCCAATCTGATCGGCTTCAAGGACGGCGTGGGCGAGATCGAGAACATGGTGTCGATCCGCCGGCGTCTCGGCGACCGTTTCTCGTACCTCGGCGGCCTGCCGACCGCTGAAGTCTATGCCGCGGCCTACAAGGCGCTGGGCGTGCCGGTGTACTCGTCGGCCGTGTTCAACTTCATCCCGAAGACCGCGATGGACTTCTACCGCGCGATCGCCGCGGACGACCACGCGAGCGTCGGCAAGCTGATCGACGAATTCTTCCTGCCGTATCTGAAGATCCGCAACCGCCGCCAGGGCTACGCGGTCAGCATCGTAAAGGCCGGCGCGAAACTCGTCGGTCACAGCGCGGGTCCGGTGCGTGCGCCGCTGACCGATCTGACCGAAGAAGAAATGGCGCAACTCGACGTGCTGATCAAGAAGCTCGGCGCGCAATAA
- the garD gene encoding galactarate dehydratase, whose translation MEQTPLYIRVHPNDNVAIVVNDGGLGEGAVFPDGLALRERVPQGHKVALADFAEGDEVIRYNVVIGYALKALPKGSWINEHVIRMPSPPGLEDLPIATIKAPDMPPLEGFTFEGYRNADGSVGSRNILAITTTVQCVADVVQHAVTRIKAELLPLYPNVDDVVSLGHTYGCGVAIDAPDAMVPIRTVRNISLNPNFGGEVMMVSLGCEKLQPERLMPPGTIPIAAAANVAEVADIGDVEADLNGGVVVLQDDAHVGFQSMIESIMRMADGHLKRLNNRRRETCPAADLVVGVQCGGSDAFSGLTANPAVGFATDLLVRAGATVMFSEVTEVRDGVDQLTARAANPDVAAAIIREMQWYDDYLKRGGADRSANTTPGNKKGGLSNIVEKAMGSIIKSGNSAISGVLSPGEKVRQKGLIYAATPASDFICGTLQVAAGINLHVFTTGRGTPYSLAEVPVIKVATRSDLARRWHDLMDINAGTIATGAATIEDVGWELFRLMLDVASGRKETCAEKLKLHNALTLFNPAPVT comes from the coding sequence ATGGAACAAACCCCGCTCTACATTCGCGTTCACCCCAATGACAATGTCGCGATCGTCGTCAACGACGGCGGTCTGGGAGAGGGCGCCGTGTTTCCCGATGGCCTTGCACTGCGCGAGCGTGTTCCGCAAGGGCACAAAGTCGCGCTGGCCGATTTCGCGGAAGGCGACGAGGTCATCCGCTATAACGTGGTGATCGGTTATGCGCTCAAGGCGCTGCCGAAGGGCAGCTGGATCAACGAGCACGTGATCCGCATGCCGAGTCCGCCCGGGCTCGAAGATCTGCCGATCGCCACCATCAAGGCGCCGGACATGCCGCCGCTGGAAGGCTTCACCTTCGAGGGTTATCGCAATGCCGACGGCTCGGTCGGGTCGCGCAACATTCTGGCGATCACGACCACGGTGCAATGCGTGGCCGACGTGGTTCAGCATGCGGTCACGCGTATCAAGGCTGAACTGCTGCCGCTCTATCCGAATGTCGACGATGTCGTGAGCCTCGGGCACACCTATGGCTGCGGCGTCGCGATCGACGCGCCGGACGCGATGGTGCCGATCCGTACCGTACGCAACATCAGCCTGAATCCGAACTTCGGCGGCGAGGTGATGATGGTCAGCCTCGGTTGCGAGAAGCTGCAGCCCGAACGCCTGATGCCGCCGGGTACGATTCCGATTGCCGCGGCGGCGAATGTCGCCGAAGTGGCCGACATCGGCGACGTCGAAGCCGACCTGAACGGCGGCGTGGTAGTGCTTCAGGACGACGCGCACGTCGGCTTCCAGTCGATGATCGAGTCGATCATGAGAATGGCCGATGGCCATCTGAAGCGGCTCAACAATCGCCGCCGCGAAACCTGCCCGGCTGCCGATCTGGTGGTTGGCGTGCAATGTGGCGGCAGTGACGCATTTTCCGGGCTGACCGCGAATCCCGCTGTGGGTTTCGCCACCGATCTGCTGGTGCGCGCGGGCGCGACGGTGATGTTCTCCGAAGTGACCGAAGTGCGCGACGGGGTCGATCAACTGACCGCGCGCGCGGCCAACCCGGACGTGGCTGCCGCGATCATCCGCGAGATGCAGTGGTACGACGATTATCTGAAGCGCGGCGGCGCGGACCGCAGCGCCAACACCACGCCGGGCAACAAGAAGGGCGGCTTGTCGAACATCGTTGAAAAGGCGATGGGCTCGATCATCAAGTCGGGCAACTCGGCCATCTCCGGCGTGTTGTCGCCCGGTGAAAAGGTCCGGCAGAAAGGCCTGATTTACGCCGCCACGCCGGCCAGCGATTTCATCTGCGGCACGCTGCAGGTTGCCGCGGGCATCAACCTGCATGTGTTCACGACTGGCCGCGGCACGCCGTACAGCCTCGCGGAAGTGCCCGTCATCAAGGTCGCGACGCGCTCCGATCTCGCGCGCCGCTGGCACGATCTGATGGATATCAACGCCGGTACTATTGCAACCGGCGCAGCGACAATTGAGGACGTGGGTTGGGAGTTGTTCCGCCTGATGCT